A window of the Miscanthus floridulus cultivar M001 chromosome 14, ASM1932011v1, whole genome shotgun sequence genome harbors these coding sequences:
- the LOC136504602 gene encoding NDR1/HIN1-like protein 1 translates to MSKDCGNHGDDDLRRSCRRLLAILLVLALLVAIIALIIYLVLRPTHPRFFLQDASLRQLDLSNGTSSSVLSTALQITVASRNPNDKVGVYYDRLDVYASYKYQQITVAASLPAVYQGHGDVDIWSPVLSGPDVPFAPYLADALRQDCQAGYLILQVKIDGRVRWKVGSWISGHYHLFVTCPAFLVTTGGNGEPGASGFKFQTTTYCRVEV, encoded by the coding sequence ATGAGCAAGGACTGCGGCAACCACGGCGACGACGACCTCCGGCGCTCCTGCCGCCGCCTCCTGGCCATCCTACTCGTCCTCGCCCTCCTCGTCGCCATCATCGCTCTCATCATCTACCTGGTCCTCCGCCCCACCCACCCGCGCTTCTTCCTGCAAGACGCGTCCCTCCGCCAGCTCGACCTCTCCAACGGCACCTCCTCCTCCGTCCTCTCCACCGCGCTCCAGATCACGGTCGCCTCCCGCAACCCGAACGACAAGGTCGGGGTCTACTACGACCGCCTGGACGTGTACGCGTCGTACAAGTACCAGCAGATCACGGTGGCGGCGTCGCTCCCGGCCGTGTACCAGGGCCACGGCGACGTCGACATCTGGTCGCCCGTCCTGTCCGGCCCCGACGTCCCCTTCGCGCCTTACCTCGCCGACGCGCTCCGCCAGGACTGCCAGGCCGGGTACCTCATTCTGCAGGTCAAGATCGACGGCCGCGTCCGGTGGAAGGTCGGCAGCTGGATCTCCGGCCACTACCACCTGTTTGTGACCTGCCCGGCGTTCCTTGTCACTACCGGTGGGAACGGCGAGCCCGGGGCGAGTGGGTTCAAGTTCCAGACCACCACTTACTGCCGCGTCGAGGTCTAG